A single window of Taeniopygia guttata chromosome 1, bTaeGut7.mat, whole genome shotgun sequence DNA harbors:
- the MTNR1B gene encoding melatonin receptor type 1B (The RefSeq protein has 1 substitution compared to this genomic sequence) encodes MLENGSLRNCCDPGGRGRLGLAEREAAAAGAPRPAWVVPVLSSVLIFTTVVDILGNLLVILSVFKNRKLRNSGNAFVVSLALADLVVALYPYPLVLLAIFHNGWTLGETHCKASGFVMGLSVIGSIFNITAIAINRYCYICHSFAYDKVYSCWNTMLYVSLVWILTVIATVPNFFVGSLKYDPRIYSCTFVQTASSYYTIAVVVIHFIVPITIVSFCYLRIWVLVLQVRRRVKSETKPRLKPSDFRNFLTMFVVFVIFAFCWAPLNFIGLAVAIDPTEMAPKVPEWLFIISYLMAYFNSCLNAIIYGLLNQNFRNEYKRISMSLWMPRLFFQDTSKGGTDGQKSKPSPALNNNNQMKTETL; translated from the exons ATGCTGGAGAACGGCTCCCTGAGGAACTGCTGTGAcccgggcgggcgcggccggCTCGGCTTGGCGGAacgggaggcggcggcggcgggcgcccCGCGGCCCGCCTGGGTGGTGCCGGTGCTGTCCAGCGTGCTGATCTTCACCACTGTGGTGGACATCCTGGGCAACCTCCTGGTCATCCTCTCCGTCTTCAAGAACCGCAAGCTTCGGAACTCAG gTAATGCATTTGTGGTGAGCCTAGCTTTGGCTGATCTGGTGGTGGCCTTGTATCCATACCCACTGGTGCTCTTAGCTATTTTCCACAATGGATGGACACTGGGTGAAACACACTGTAAAGCGAGTGGCTTTGTGATGGGACTAAGTGTAATAGGCTCTATTTTCAACATCACTGCAATTGCAATAAACAGATATTGCTACATATGTCATAGCTTTGCCTATGACAAAGTGTACAGCTGTTGGAATACAATGTTGTATGTCTCCTTAGTCTGGATATTAACAGTAATTGCAACTGTGCCAAATTTTTTTGTTGGCTCTTTGAAGTATGATCCACGCATCTATTCATGCACATTTGTCCAAACTGCAAGCTCCTACTATACAATAGCTGTTGTGGTCATTCACTTCATCGTCCCTATCACCATCGTCAGCTTCTGCTACCTTCGAATTTGGGTTTTAGTGCTTCAAGTTCGAAGACGAGTCAAGTCAGAAACAAAGCCAAGATTGAAGCCAAGTGACTTCAGAAACTTTCTTACcatgtttgttgtttttgtgatttttgcCTTTTGCTGGGCACCTCTAAACTTCATTGGACTGGCTGTAGCCATTGATCCTACGGAAATGGCACCAAAAGTTCCTGAATGGCTATTCATTATAAGTTACTTAATGGCCTATTTCAACAGCTGCCTTAATGCAATAATATATGGTCTTCTTAATCAGAATTTTCGGAATGAATATAAACGAATTTTAATGTCACTGTGGATGCCAaggcttttcttccaggacacATCCAAAGGAGGAACTGATGGCCAGAAGAGCAAGCCTTCTCCAGCTTTAAACAACAATAaccaaatgaaaactgaaaccTTGTAA